From a region of the Triticum aestivum cultivar Chinese Spring chromosome 7D, IWGSC CS RefSeq v2.1, whole genome shotgun sequence genome:
- the LOC123167833 gene encoding sm-like protein LSM2, which produces MLFFSYFKELVGKEVTVELKNDLAIRGTLHSVDQYLNIKLENTRVVDQDKYPHMLSVRNCFIRGSVVRYVLLPQDGVDIDILHDATRREARGG; this is translated from the exons ATG CTGTTCTTCTCCTACTTCAAGGAGCTCGTCGGGAAGGAGGTTACGGTCGAGCTCAAGAACGACCTGGCCATCCGCGGCACGCTCCACTCGGTGGATCAGTACCTCAACATCAAGCTCGAGAACACTCGGGTCGTCGACCAGGACAAGTATCCTCACATG CTATCGGTGCGGAACTGCTTCATCAGGGGATCTGTGGTGCGTTACGTCCTGCTTCCGCAGGACGGGGTTGACATCGACATCCTCCATGACGCCACCAGGAGGGAGGCACGGGGCGGCTGA